Genomic segment of Psychrobacter sanguinis:
CTTCCATCTTATCTGCAATTTTGAGCAGTAGATTGGCACGTTCAGCGACACTGGTTTTGCCCCAAGCGTCTTTGGCAGCATGAGCAGCGTCTAAGGCTTTTTCAATATCCGCTTCTTTTGAACGGGCGACTTGGCAGATGACTTTACCGTCAATGGGGCTGGTGTTGTCAAAGTATTCTCCATCGGCTGGTGCGACCCACTCACCATTGATAAAGTTGTCATATTTTTCGCGGAATTGGACGGGGCTGTTTTCTGTATTGGGATAGGCGTGTAGCATTAACGACTCCTTGTTGTATTAATTTATAAAGCAAATAAACGTTCAAGCCTTTGATATATGATCTTTTGAGGTCATATCTATAAAGTCACTTGCACGGTTTTGCTGGATCTTCCTGATCAGGTTGTCAGTCTATCCTACTGAACTTTTATACATAAAGATACCCCACTCTCAACTTATTTTTCTAAGGTATTGGTTTACAATCGAAAAGGTTGCAGGCAATCAAAACGAGAGTATTTCTAAGATAGAAGATTTAAATATTGGTCAACTAACTGATAAAAAGTACTTATTAGTAGAAATGATATACACACCTGAAAATAAATCTAAGATAATTAAAGATAGTTTGTATAGCGATCTAAATAACTCACTGATAAAAATAATTGAGTCTACTCGTCCACCTAGCATAAGTGAAAGTGAGAGCACCCAAGTTGTCATGCCAGAGATAGAAAAAAATGTACCTTCTACAACTAGTATTACCTTGAACCGTAATCAGGTAGATTTTATATATGGAGGTCAAGAGACGGAAATTAAATTTTTAGAGTTAATTAATACTGCTCAAAATTATCTAATTATTCATTCAACTTTTATCGGCTCTTGGTGTATCAAGAGAAAAAATAGTGAAGATGAACAATATTCCGAATATTTTGAGGCTATAAGAGAAGCATTAAAAAGAGAGGTAGCAGTATATATTTTATGGGGAAAAACTAGTCTTGATAGCGATGATGACGACTATGAAAAATCTCATGCGGAAGACAATAAGGTGAAAAATCTTTTAAGTGAATTTAATGATAGTTGTAGACGTGAGGGTATAATGGGCATCGTCGATTACAATCAATTCAGAAGAACAGAATCTCACGCAAAGTTTATCATAGCTGACTCAGCTAAAAGAGGAGCTTGTGTAATGGTCAGTTCGTGCAATTTTCTGTATTCAAGGTTTAATAGATTTGAGGCGTCTGTAGCTATTTACGATGATAAGTTGGTAAGGTCATATTTAAGGATAGCAGCGAATATATCTATGGGTAATAACTATGTAAATAGTTCTACAAAAAAAGAAATTAATAGTTATGCAAATCAGTATAAATGCTTTACAAAAAGAAATTCACCTCAAGAGGTTAGAAATCTTCAAGAAGATAAGTTTACTGTTAGTTTGGTTCTCAAAAACCAACACTACTATTATATTGATGTCGCTTGTAATGAAGCTACTAAGATAATTTATATTACAAGCGATTTTATAAATAGTACGCCTGAAAGACCTATCTACGATGCGTTAAGGAACTCCACCGCTAAGAAATTTCTATTTTATTCGAAAAGATCTGACCATATAAGTCATGAGGAAATAAACGAGACTATGAAAAGTCTGGATGGTCTTAGAGAGCCCATTAAGCTTAGACAGTCACCTCACAAGCCGAAGCACCATGCTAAGGTACTAGCTTGGGATGATAATGACATACTTATAACTAGTTTAAACTGGCTTTCTTCTAATGCATCTGAAAACCAAGATGATAAATACCATGAGATAGGTGTACATATAAATGGCCCCAATGTAGTGGCAGAATTTATAAATAAATTTAAACCTTAAAACCCCCAGTTTAACCAATTCACCTAACAAACCCCAAACCCCAAGTTTGAGCCTGCTACCTAAGAATATTTATAATAGTAAAAAACCGCTTAACTCTTGTTGATACAAGAGTTGAACGGTTTTTTTATAATTTCTATTTTTTTGTAACACTTGTGTATAGTCTAAATAGTAAGCATCCGACCATCCCATCTTTTTTTCTATTAAAAAATGCGAGATAGTGTCCATGAACAAATAATCGTGGACACTAACATGACAACACAATACCCTAACACACCCAAACGCAGAACTTACAGCGCTGAGTTTAAAGCGCTTTTAGTAAAAGAAGCGACAGACTCAGGTCGATCAATTGCCAGTATCGCTCGAGAGCATGGCATTAACCAAAACCTTCTACATAACTGGAAACGCCAGTATCAGCGGGCACATGCTCAAGCTGACACATTACCTGGCGCTATAAGCAGACCAGATGATCCAACAAACCCGCACTTTATTCCAATTCATCTTGAGCCTGAAGGTGCGCATCTAGGCTCAGCCTCCGTCATAAAGAACATCAAACTGCAAACCACAGCTCGAGCATCTGGGACGATAAACCTCAACATTGCCCAAATAGACACTCAAAGCTTGATTGACCTACTACGAGGACTGCAATGATACCCATCACTCACATCTGGCTATCCACCACGCCCATGGACATGCGATGTGGTAGTGGCAAACTACTGGCCCACATCCTCACCGAGCATCAAAGCATTCGCCCTCACTGTGCCTACCTGTTTTACAACAAAGCAGGCACACGCCTAAAAGTATTCATTCATGATGGGCTTGGGGTATGGCTTTGTAGCCGTCAGCTTGATGACAATAAATTTCATGGCTTAACCAAGCCGCTCACCACCACTCAAACTGGCATCAGCATCAAACCCCGATAATAATCAATCCACCTAACAATTTAAAAAACCATTAGAAATAGTTAAGATCTATATCATACAGGGATTTCGGAATTCTGAAGTCATAGAACTAGAGATAATAAAAACCTTGAAGTGTATTCTTCTGAACAGAATAATACTATTAGTTTTACTGGTTTTTATACCTGAGATTTTATGAAAGCATAGTTTATTCAACCATTTAATCTACAGTAATTTTTCAATAACATCCTTCTGACTCAGGTTGATACGTTTGCAGTATAAGGCCTCTATTTCATTTAAAGCATCTCGAAGCTGGCGCTGTGATACTTGAATGTATTGTAATGTCACATCATCGCTAGACTTTGCTTCACGATGGTTTAATAGTCTTTTTAGTACAGGGTAGTTAACGTTTAAACTATTAGCCACTGTGCCAAATGTGCGGCGTAAATCATGAGGTGTAATATACAAGCCAGCCTTTTGAGAGATAGTCTTGTAACTACCGCTTAAGTCTTTGACATGATCATTACTTCTTTTCAAGTCACTTGGGAACACCCATTCTTCACCACTACTAAGTCTTTTACGCTCTTTTAGAATAGCCTGTAGGATGTCACCTGTAGGCATGTGATAATCAGAACCATTTTTTGTGGCCTTAAATACAATACGGCCTGCATCAAGATCAACATCCTCCCATCTTAATGTTTGGGCTTCATTTAAACGAACACCAGTAAACATAAACAGTAATAATATGTCACGGGCATTATTACTATAAGGGGCCTGCTTGAAAGAGCCACCATCTCTATGTTCAATTAGAGTGTGGAAGTATGTACCGAGGTATTCTTCTTCGACATGTCGAGTTCTAGGTTTTATTTTATTCCAGTCTTTTTTTGCATTCAGAATACGTATAGGCTGATCTTTGATGATGTATTCTTCATTTTCATCTAAAAAACTATCCTGACAATAGTTCCAAACTGAGCGAAGAGCCCTCATAGTAGCATTAGCTTGCGCTTTACTACGCTTACTAATTTCCTTATGTTTTCCACTAACCATAGTTTTGGTAATATCGTTTAGGGGCAGCTCGAGCCAATCACTAAGCCGACCAAGTATTTGCTGATCATATGTTTCGATAGTACGACTAGCAAGATTTGGCTTCATAGTTTTAAAGTACTCATACGCCTCTCTTAATGTAGGAACGTCAGCGTTTGAAGCAGGTTGGTTAACTTGACCAGCTTTATAGCCATCATAAACATGTAAACCTTTCTTGATATTAACCATCATGGTACTGGCTTTTTCACGAGCTTCAGTCAAAGTGATTAAATGTGTCTCTTCTACTTCATCTCTATAAAGCTTACCGTTGATCCGCTTATGTATAGTCATAGCCCCATAAATAAGATACACTGATAAGATGGCATATTCAAAAGACTACAGACAAATGATATTAGACAAGCTTGACGAAGGTTACAGTTATCGAGAGCTTGCCGAAGAATATCAAATCAGTACAACGACAATTCAGCGTTGGAAAAAGAACATTGAGCGTAAAGCTTACGTCTATACTGTTTACAAGGTGGATAGCGATAGTCTTAAAGCAGATGTTGAGCTTTATCCAGATGCTTATCAAATAGAACGAGCAAGACGTCTTAACTGTAGCCAAAGAAGCATCAGTCGTGCACTGAAGCGACTTGGTATTACTCAAAAAAAAGACACTGCATCATCCTAAATCAGATGAAGAAAAACGTCAGTTATTCGCTGAGCAGTTAGCCTGGTATGAAAAAGATAACCGTCCTGTCGTTTACTTAGATGAAAGTGGCTTCAAGGCACATGATTACAGACCTTACGGCTATGCCAAAAAAGGTGAGAAGTGCTTTGGCGAGCATAACTGGCAACTAAAAAACCAAACCAATGCTATAGGTGCTATTTACAATAATCAGTTATTCGCAGTAGGTCTTTACGACTGTAGTGTTAATAGTGATGTATTCCATAGCTGGGCTCAGCAACTGTTATTACCACAACTTCCCCTTAATAGTGTGATCGTTATGGATAATGCAACTTTCCATAAGGGCCTTGATATTCAAAAAACCATTGAAGATTCAGGACACACTATTCTATGGTTACCGCCTTATAGTCCTGACTTAAACCCTATTGAGCAAACTTGGGCTTGGGTTAAGAAAAAGCGTCAAGATTGGGGAATAGATTGTATCGATACGTTATTCTTCTATTTTCTTTGGCTGTGTGACTGTTTTTAAGGGCTATGACTATAGAGTGTATTTTTTAGATTGCTTGCCTACTCTTAATGCAAAACCTGTCAATACTTCATCCATATAAATATCGGTACCATTTGTTGCATACTCAACAGAGTCTACAAATCGCTTAGTGAGTTTAACTTTCATAATGGCCTCTTAACAGATCTTCTAATAGAACTATCATACGGTAATAGCCAGGTGAGTTGAAGTATCAAGATAGTATCAAGACTATTTTGTTACAGGTTTTGATACTGTGTGGATGACATAATTTATAGACAAGAAAAAACCCTTATAAGCTATAGCCTATAAGGGTTTTTAGTATTGGTACCGGTGGTCGGACTTGAACCGACACGCTTTTAAAGGCAACGGATTTTGAATCCGTCGTGTCTACCAATTCCACCACACCGGCATGTAGGGTTAGCTTAATCTTCTTTAATCACCAACAATATACAATAAAGGCAATTAATAAGATAGGTAGTCAAGCTAGGTGGCGTATTATAACAAACTCTCAAATATCGTCAAGAAATTTTATTATTTATTTACGCCAATAATTAATTTATATTTCTCTGAGCAGTTAATTAACCTACGAAAGCACGCTCAACCACATAATCAGCAGGCACGCCCATACGTGGAGAAACGGTCAAACCAGCGGCATCCAAAATCTCAGAGATATCAGCGTTAAAAGGCATACTACCGCAAATCATCACACGGTCATCTTCTTTATTGATAGGTGGCAAACCGATGTCTTCATATAATTTGCCTGACTTCATAAGGTCAGTAATGCGGCCGGTATTGCGGAAGTCCTCACGAGTAACCGTCGGATAGTAGATAAACTTTTCGCGGTACCACTCACCAAATAATTCATCATTAGGTAGCGTTTCTTCAAACATTTCGCGGTAAGCCAAATCTTCAACTTTACGTACGCCATGGCAAAGAATGATTTTATCAAACTTCTCATATACTTCAGGGTCACGAGATAAAGATAAGAAAGGCGCTAGACCG
This window contains:
- a CDS encoding tyrosine-type recombinase/integrase; amino-acid sequence: MTIHKRINGKLYRDEVEETHLITLTEAREKASTMMVNIKKGLHVYDGYKAGQVNQPASNADVPTLREAYEYFKTMKPNLASRTIETYDQQILGRLSDWLELPLNDITKTMVSGKHKEISKRSKAQANATMRALRSVWNYCQDSFLDENEEYIIKDQPIRILNAKKDWNKIKPRTRHVEEEYLGTYFHTLIEHRDGGSFKQAPYSNNARDILLLFMFTGVRLNEAQTLRWEDVDLDAGRIVFKATKNGSDYHMPTGDILQAILKERKRLSSGEEWVFPSDLKRSNDHVKDLSGSYKTISQKAGLYITPHDLRRTFGTVANSLNVNYPVLKRLLNHREAKSSDDVTLQYIQVSQRQLRDALNEIEALYCKRINLSQKDVIEKLL
- a CDS encoding phospholipase D-like domain-containing protein, with the protein product MSVYPTELLYIKIPHSQLIFLRYWFTIEKVAGNQNESISKIEDLNIGQLTDKKYLLVEMIYTPENKSKIIKDSLYSDLNNSLIKIIESTRPPSISESESTQVVMPEIEKNVPSTTSITLNRNQVDFIYGGQETEIKFLELINTAQNYLIIHSTFIGSWCIKRKNSEDEQYSEYFEAIREALKREVAVYILWGKTSLDSDDDDYEKSHAEDNKVKNLLSEFNDSCRREGIMGIVDYNQFRRTESHAKFIIADSAKRGACVMVSSCNFLYSRFNRFEASVAIYDDKLVRSYLRIAANISMGNNYVNSSTKKEINSYANQYKCFTKRNSPQEVRNLQEDKFTVSLVLKNQHYYYIDVACNEATKIIYITSDFINSTPERPIYDALRNSTAKKFLFYSKRSDHISHEEINETMKSLDGLREPIKLRQSPHKPKHHAKVLAWDDNDILITSLNWLSSNASENQDDKYHEIGVHINGPNVVAEFINKFKP
- a CDS encoding IS630 family transposase translates to MVLLKKKTLHHPKSDEEKRQLFAEQLAWYEKDNRPVVYLDESGFKAHDYRPYGYAKKGEKCFGEHNWQLKNQTNAIGAIYNNQLFAVGLYDCSVNSDVFHSWAQQLLLPQLPLNSVIVMDNATFHKGLDIQKTIEDSGHTILWLPPYSPDLNPIEQTWAWVKKKRQDWGIDCIDTLFFYFLWLCDCF
- a CDS encoding IS630 transposase-related protein, with product MAYSKDYRQMILDKLDEGYSYRELAEEYQISTTTIQRWKKNIERKAYVYTVYKVDSDSLKADVELYPDAYQIERARRLNCSQRSISRALKRLGITQKKDTASS
- a CDS encoding ferredoxin--NADP reductase, giving the protein MSKFHTETVTYVHHWNDSLFTIKTTRDAGLRFRNGEFAMIGIIVDGKPLMRAYSIASPNYEEHLEFFSIKVQDGPLTSRLQHIKVGDELIISKKPTGTLVLDDLLPGKNLYMLSTGTGLAPFLSLSRDPEVYEKFDKIILCHGVRKVEDLAYREMFEETLPNDELFGEWYREKFIYYPTVTREDFRNTGRITDLMKSGKLYEDIGLPPINKEDDRVMICGSMPFNADISEILDAAGLTVSPRMGVPADYVVERAFVG
- a CDS encoding transposase, whose translation is MTTQYPNTPKRRTYSAEFKALLVKEATDSGRSIASIAREHGINQNLLHNWKRQYQRAHAQADTLPGAISRPDDPTNPHFIPIHLEPEGAHLGSASVIKNIKLQTTARASGTINLNIAQIDTQSLIDLLRGLQ
- the tnpB gene encoding IS66 family insertion sequence element accessory protein TnpB (TnpB, as the term is used for proteins encoded by IS66 family insertion elements, is considered an accessory protein, since TnpC, encoded by a neighboring gene, is a DDE family transposase.), which produces MIPITHIWLSTTPMDMRCGSGKLLAHILTEHQSIRPHCAYLFYNKAGTRLKVFIHDGLGVWLCSRQLDDNKFHGLTKPLTTTQTGISIKPR